The following nucleotide sequence is from Chitinivibrionales bacterium.
TTAATTATCCCTTCAAGAAAGAGGAGATCATAGATGAAAATGACACAATGAGTTTTTGTTCTCCTCACTTGGATATGTTGCCGAATTAAACTGTTACGGAACCTTCAAACACCCATCGGGCCGGACCGGTCATGAAAACCGGGCTCTTTTCATCTCCGTCCCATTCGATTCTGAGATCTCCGCCCAGAAGGTGAACGAGAACATTGTTTCCATGTTTTCTGTTGAGTATGCCGGCCACAACACTTGCACAGGCGCCGGTGCCGCATGCCATCGTCTCTCCGACACCCCGCTCAAAAACGCGCATCCGTATTTCATTATCAGAAATTATCGAAATAAATTCGACATTGGTTTTATTGGGGAAAAAGGAGTGGCTTTCTAAAATGCGTCCGTAATCCAGAACCAGTTCGTCGGTTATTTCATTCACATGAATTACTGCATGGGGATTGCCCATCGAAACGGCAGTAATTTCGAACGTTCTGTTTCCCGCGGTTATTTTTTCTTCAACGATGGGTTTTCCGGCCTTTGCGACCGGTATCTTATCACCCTCCAGTATGGGCGGTCCCATATTGACTTTAATGTCGTCATCGACAAATTCGGTGCCGATAATACCTGCGCCGGTTTCTATCCGCAAGGCCGGTTTTGTACTTAATTCCATTTGTTTTGCAAATAATGCAAGGCACCGGATTCCGTTGCCGCACATTTCTGCCTCAGAACCGTCGGCGTTGATAATT
It contains:
- a CDS encoding diaminopimelate epimerase; the encoded protein is MNFVKMEGCANDFIVTNDLTEDTIRNISSKARYICDRRLGIGGDGIIALLPSSVADLKMRIINADGSEAEMCGNGIRCLALFAKQMELSTKPALRIETGAGIIGTEFVDDDIKVNMGPPILEGDKIPVAKAGKPIVEEKITAGNRTFEITAVSMGNPHAVIHVNEITDELVLDYGRILESHSFFPNKTNVEFISIISDNEIRMRVFERGVGETMACGTGACASVVAGILNRKHGNNVLVHLLGGDLRIEWDGDEKSPVFMTGPARWVFEGSVTV